CTCGCCTGCATCTTCATCGACCTCGACCGCTTCAAGTGGATCAACGACAATTTCGGCCACGCGGCCGGTGACGAAGTGCTGCGTCAGGTCGTTGCCCGCATCAAGACGACGCTGAGACCCGGCGACGCCATGGCCCGCCTTGGCGGCGACGAGTTCGCGATCCTGGTCAGCGCCGAAAGCGTGTCGGATCTTGCGAGCGAAATCGGCGAGCGGATTTGCGATTGCCTGAATGAGCAGATCATCGTCGAGGGTGCGGACCTTTCCGTCACCGCCAGCATCGGTATCGCTCTTTATCCCGACCATGCGGCCAATGCCGCCGATCTGCTGCTGAAGTCGGACATGGCCATGTATACGCGCAAGCGCGATGGCAAGAACGGCATGCTGGTGTTCGACAATTCCATGCTCGACACGGCGCGCGAGCGTCACGAGATCGAGCAGTATATCGAAGCCGGCCTCAAGGAAGACTGGTTCGAAGCCTATCTGCAGCCGATCGTCAGCCTTGGCGATGGGCGCATTGCCGGCTTCGAAGCCCTGATGCGGCTCAATCACCCTGAAAAGGGCATTCTGGCGCCAGGCAAGATCATCGGTATCGCCGAAGAAACCGGGACCATCGGCCGGATCGGCGATCGTGTGCTGGAAAAGGCGATCTCGCACCTCGCCCGCATCAGCAAGCTCGAGGGAACGGAAGCCACCTATCTTGCCGTCAACTTCTCCCCACTGCAGTTCGAACTCACCCTGCCCCACAAGCTGGCAGCCCTGCTGCTCAAGCACCATATCGCCCCAAGCCGGATCGTCGTGGAAATCACCGAGGCGGTGCTGATGCTCGACAACCCGGATGTCCACGCCGTCCTGAAACAGCTCAGCGAATTCGGCTGCCGCATTGCGCTCGATGATTTCGGCACCGGCTACTCGTCCCTGAGCTATCTCAACCGTTTCCCTGTCAATATCGTCAAGGTCGACCAGTCCTTCACCCGGTCACTCAGCACAGGCACCAATGACGTTCGCCGCAAGAGCCGCATGCTGATCAAGGGCATTCGCACCATCTCGCATCAGATGGGATGCTCCGTGGTTGCCGAAGGCATCGAGACGACGGAACAATGGGAATTCCTGCGCAAGCTTGGCGTCGATTACGGCCAGGGGTTTCTGTTCAGCAAACCCATGCCGATCGACAACATGCTGACGATGCTTGAAATGAATTCCGAAGCGAAGAGCAACACGATCGCCTGACGGGCGGAGGGCATGCATGAAACGCATATTTTTCGCGCTCGCATTGAGCTTTCCGGCTATCGCGCAGGCAGAACCACTGAAACTGCTTACAGAAGAATATCCGCCCTACAATTTCACCAGCAACGGCGCCATCACCGGCGCCTCGGTGGAACAGGTGCGATTGATGATGAAGGCGATCGACGCGCCCTTCGAGCTTGAAATACTGCCCTGGGCTCGTGCTTTTGCCCGCGCCAAAAACGAAGACAGCACCTGCGTCTTCACGACGGGTCATGACGACGAGCGCGACAAGCGGTTCAAGTGGATCGAGCCGCTGCTCATCGACAAGATGGTGATGGTTCGCAAGGCCGGCTCCGGCATTGATCCTCTCACCATCGAAGCTGCCAAGCGCTTTACCATCGGCACCCAGCGCGACGATTTTTCCTATAGCTTCCTGACTGCCAATGAGTTTCCAAAGATCGATCTCGCTGCCGATATGGAAGCAACGCTGAAGAAGCTGCTCAACAACCGCATCGACCTGATGATGACATCGGAAAAGACATTCGAAGCCATGAAGGCTCAAGGCAAGGGCGTGGAGCCGGCCCTCGTGCTCGGCGGCAAGCGTTATGGCCTCGCCTGCAATCTCTCGGTTCCGGACGCGCTCATCGGCAAGATGCAGAAAGCCCTCGAGGATCTGATCGCAGATGGCACACAGGACCGGATCTCCGCCGACTACGGTCTACGTCCCAACCGGTGAGCCGCACGGGCAAAAATCTGAAAAACGCCTCTTCCGGCGTTGACTTGCGCATCTGCCCGCCGCATCTGAGGTCAAACATCTTGGAGAGTGTCCGTGCAGATTTTTGCAGGCCTTGGCAATCCCGGTAGTAAATACGCCGGCAACCGTCACAACATCGGCTTCATGGGCGTCGATGCCATCCAGCGTCGGCACAGTTTTTCGCCGTGGTCGAAGAAGTTCAAGGCCGAGATTTCCGAAGGTGAGCTCGGTGGCGAGCGGGTGCTTCTGATGAAGCCGCAAACCTTCATGAACCTTTCCGGCGAAGCAGTCGGAGAAGCCATGCGCTTCTACAAGCTGGAGCCAAAGGATATCGTCGCGATTTACGACGAACTCGACCTCCTGCCGGGCAAGGCGCGCATCAAGACCGGCGGTGGCCATGGCGGCCACAACGGCATCAAGTCACTGGATGCCCATTGCGGCAGGGACTATCGCCGCCTGCGCCTCGGGATCGGACATCCCGGCTCCAAAGAGCAGGTGCACAATCATGTGCTGGGGGATTTTGCCAAATCCGACCAGGTCTGGCTTTCTCCCCTGCTCGATGCACTGGCTGATAACGCCGAGATGCTCGCAAAGGCCGAGGATTCACGGCTGATGAACAAACTGGCCCTTGCCATCGGCGGCAAGCCGGAAGCCGAGGCTCCGGCGCCCAAGCCGGCGGGAAAGTCGCATATCCATCAGGCGAGAAATCACCAGCAGCCGAAGATATTGCCGACGACCGGACCAATGGCCGAGATGCTGAAGAAGATGTTCGGCAACAAGGGTGAATGATGGCCTCCCTCTTCTCCCCAGCGGGGAGAAGTGCCGAGCGCGTGCGAGGCGATGAGGGGGGCTTCGCCACGAATTCAGAGCCCATCGGCCCCCTCATCCGGCGCTTCGGGCCACCTTCTACCCGCTGGGGAGAAGAGGGAGAAAGCCGCTCAACTCCAGATTCCCTTAGAGCGGAATAGACCCTGAAAGCTCGTGAATCCTACTCCTCCGGCTCTGTCGTAAACATCAGCGGGAAACCCGCCTCCTTGCCGAGATCGGTCGCTTCCTTCGCCTTGGTCTCGGCAATATCCTGGGCGCAGATGACAATCACGCACGAGCCGAGCTTGTGAGCGGTCATCATGATGCGATAACCGGCTTCCTCGCTCATGTGGAAGACAGCCTTCAATACCAGCGTCACGAATTCGCGTGGCGTGTAATCGTCATTGAGCAAGATCACCTTGTGAAGCTTGGGCCGCTCCAGCTTGGGCTTGATCTTCAATTTCGGTTTGAGATCGGTTTCGTTGTCGCTCATCGTGGAGGCACCCATGGATGAAGAACTGGCGGACGAACACGCGAAAGTCTGCCCCGATCTCACTCTGATCGCAAGAGTGGGCCCATCACAAGGTGCGTGAAATGCCCATTCGTCCAAACTTTCCGGCCACCACCCTTGACCTTGCCATGTCCTATCCCCCATAGGCAGGTCAAAGATTTTCCAGAATAGACGGACGACAGGCCATGGGCTTCAAATGCGGTATCGTCGGACTGCCGAATGTCGGCAAGTCCACTCTCTTCAACGCACTGACCAAAACGGCGCAGGCGCAAGCGGCAAACTACCCGTTCTGTACGATCGAGCCGAACACCGGCGAAGTCGCCGTGCCGGATCCGCGCATGCGTGCGCTGGCCGACATAGCCAAGTCCAAGGAAATCATCCCGACCCGCATTTCCTTCGTCGATATCGCCGGCCTCGTGCGCGGCGCCTCGAAGGGTGAAGGTCTCGGCAACAAGTTCCTTGCCAATATCCGCGAAGTCGATGCGACGGTGCATGTGCTGCGCTGTTTCGAAGACGACGATATCACCCACGTCGAAGGCCGCATCAACCCGGTCGGCGATGCAGAAACCATCGAAACCGAGCTGATGCTCGCCGATCTGGAGAGCCTGGAGCGCCGCACCGAGCAGACGCGCAAGCGCGCTGCTTCCAAGGACAAGGAATCACTGACACTGCTGCCCGTCATGGACGCTTCCTTGAAGCTGCTGAACGAAGGCAAGCCGGTTCGCACCCTGCTGCCGACGCTCGACGCCGAGGAGCGCGATATACTCAAGAGCCTCAACCTTCTGACCGCGCATCCGGTGCTCTACGTCTGCAATGTCGCGGAAGCCGACGCCGCAACCGGCAACGCCCACACGAAGGCCGTTGAAGAGATGGCTAAGGCGCAGGGAGCCGAAACCGTTATCATTTCGGCAGCGATCGAATCCGAGGTTGCCCAGTTGCCTGAAGAGGAAGCCAAGGAATTCCTGGAAGCTCTAGGTCTTCACGAAGCCGGCCTCGACCAGTTGATCCGCGCTGGCTACAAGCTGCTCGACCTGATCACCTATTTTACCGTCGGCCCCAAAGAGACGCGGGCCTGGACGATTTCGCGCGGGACCAAGGCACCCGCTGCTGCCGGGGTCATCCATACGGATTTCGAACGCGGCTTCATCCGCGCTTTCACCATCGCCTATGACGACTATATCGCCTTCAAGGGTGAAACTGGTGCCAAGGAAGCTGGTAAGGCCCGCGACGAAGGCAAGGAATACGTCGTCCAGGACGGCGACGTGATCCACTTCCGTTTCAACACCTGATCGATATCCGATAGCGAAATCGATATCCGATAGCAAAAAAAAGCTTTTGCGGCCCGTGGCGCTTGCCGTGCCGGGCGGTTTTCATATCTTCCGTCAAACAGAATCTGATGGAGAACACGTTTCATGCGATCACTGGCCGCTGCCCTCGTTTTACTCGCCGTCCCCCTTCAGCCGGCGATCGCAGCGGATATCAGCTATGAGGGCGCAACTGCTCTCGAAAAGAAACTGACCACCTACATTCCCGAAAACTTCGTCAAGGACGGCCTGATCAAGGTGCGTCCCGGCACCACCGATTACGAAGTGATCTTCGATCCGAATGTCCTGCTGAAGGACATTAATCCGGTTGACGTTACCGTTACCGGGCTGAAGCCGCTGCTCTCGCTGGTGCGCCCGCTGGAAGACGGGCTGTGGAGCTTCGCCCAGGACGCCGACCTGGACGTCAAGGGCACGTTTACCGTCGGCCCGGAGAAAACCGACTTCACCTACCGCATCGACAAGATGCACAGCGACGGCGTGGTCGATCCCGACCTCCTCTACTTCAAGTCCCTTGCCATGAAGGCCGATGGCCTTGCCTTCACGTCGAAATCGCCGAAGCAGACGATTGAGGCCTACTTCGCGAATATGACCGGCACCCTGAATGCCACGCGCGAAGGAGCGGACACAGTCGATGTACGTTCCAATTCGACGCTCGGCGCCTTTACCGAGGCAGTCACGGACGACAAGAACACTCGCGTCGACATTGCGGCTCAGAGCATTATCGCGGATGCCGCCGTCAATGGTCTCCGTTATAAACCGCTTCAGGAAATTGTCTTCTTCGTCCTCGACCGGGCGCGTCAGCAGAAACTGACGAGCGAAGAAGAAATGCGACTCAAGAAACTCGTTCGCTCCAATCTGCCCTTGTTCGATCAATTGCTGGAAACGATCGAGTTTGCGGGCCTCAGGGTTGCCACGCCGCAGGGCGAGTTCGGCGCCGAAAGTGCCCGCTACAACATTTCCGCCGACGGACTGCGTGATGGTGCCTCCTTCAGCTTCGGTTTCGGTGTCGAGAAACCAACCACGCCGCCGAACCTCGTTCCCATAGTCTACCGGCAGGCGATCCCGGAAAGCCTCGATTTCGAGATCGGCGTGAAGGATGTCAATGTCGCGAGCGGTCTCAACTACTTCCTGGACAACGCCAGTTTCACCGCCGAAAAGCCGCTGACCGACGCCCAATCCGCTGAACTGGGCAGGGTTATCCTCCCGGATGGCGCATTGCATCTGACCTACAAGAACGTCTCCGCACGCTCCTCGATCTACGACGTCACATTGACCGGCGAAACCACTGTTTATCCGGAACTCAAGGGTCGCCAGAAGACGGATGTAACGATCGTCGCCCACGATTTCGACAAGACCGTCTCCTATCTGCAGGACAACGCGAAGGCTGTTCCCCAATACGGTCAGGCCGCGTTCGTCCTACTGATGATCAAGGGCTTTGCGAAGGAGACCGCAGACGGCGGCCAGAGCTGGCGGCTGGAGATCGATGAAAATAACCGGATGAAGGTCAACGGCCGCGACATGGCTATTCCTCACTGAAAAACCGTCCATCCCGCCTTGCGGCTTCCGGGTTGCAACCAGCTCCTATCGGCTTTATCCGGTTGGAACGGAACGGGTGGGAGAAACGCATGCTTCATTTCGAGGACTTTTCACCGGGCCGCCGGTTTGACTATCTTCCACGACCGGTGCAAACGGCCGAAATCGTCGCCTTTGCACGTGAATTCGACCCGCAGCCCATGCATCTCGACGAGGAAGCAGGCAAGAAAAGTATTCTCGGCGGCCTTGCTGCTTCCGGCTGGCATACCAGTTCCATCGGCATGCGCATGATGATCGACGCCTTTCTCGGCGATTCCACCTCGCAAGGTTCGCCCGGCATCGAGTTCATGGACTGGAAGCGCCCCGTGATCACCGGTGACATATTGTCCGGCTACAGCATTGTGCTCGACGCCCGCCCCCTCCGCTCGAAACCCGGACTTGGCGTCGTGCGGTTCCGCAACGAGATCGTCAACCAGCGCGGCGAGACGGTTGCCGTTTCCGAATGCCCGATCATGTTTCGGATGCGGGAGGCCGGCCAATGACCATGGAGACGCTTTATCGCGACAAGGGCAAAACCCTGATCGGCGAGGTCACATTCAAGGCTGACGATATCATCCGCTTTGCCCGCGATTACGATCCGCAACCCTTTCATCTCGACGCCGAAGCCGCGAAATCGTCGCTGCTTGGCGGGCTCTGCGCTTCCGGCTGGCATACGGTCGCCGGCTGGATGAAGTGCTTCGTGCCCTATTGGATAAGGGAAATGAAGCGGCTGGGACGCGAAGGCGTTGATGCCCCGAAACTTGGTCCGTCTCCCGGATTTCGCAACTTGCACTGGCTGAAGCCGGTCTATGCCGGCGATACCATCCGCTATTACACGACATTCCTGGAAAGCAAGGAACTCGCTTCCCGTCCCGGTTGGCGGATCAACACCATCCTGAACGAGGGCGAAAACCAGAAGGGCGAAGCCGTTATCCGTTTTGAGAGCAAGGTGATCGAGTTTCCCTGAAGCCCAAAGCATCCTGCATCACAAAGCGGGATGCAGGTAGGCCTTGATCATGTCGGGCAAGGGGCGGATCGTCAGGCGGCGAAGCGACTGCCAGAAGACGCCGATGGACAGAACCACAATTCCGACGAGGAGCACTGTAACGGAAGCGTAGTCGCTGAGCACGGCCTGACCACGCGACAGGATCGTCCAGATCGCCAGCCCCAGCGAAACAAGTCCAGAGGTGACGAAGGCGCGGCGATCGATCACCAGCCCGATGGCCATGAAGACAGCCACAATCAGGACCACCGTGATCGCATGAAAGAGCGTGCTATCGTTCCACCAGTCGCCCGACAGTTTTTTCAGAAAGACGAACGAAAGCATTGCGTAAAGCAGCATCGGCGCGGCCGCGAGATGCATCCAGAAGGCCACGTCCGACAGCCGCGTCCGGCGATGCGGGTCCGACACGTCGTAAGCCATTGCCACCCCGAAGACGGCAAGCGCAAACACCAGGAAAACGCCGGCTGAAAGTGTGCTGTAGTCGATCAGAAGATTGGCCGACCCCGTCACCTTCTCGAGCACGGTGAAGACGAGGCACATGGCAAACGCCGCCAACGACAGGAAGAGCAGCGACAGGGCCAGCGGCACGCGGTAGCGCCAATAGAAAACACCCAGTGCCACGGCTATGACGGGTAGCACCTTCAGGCCTTCTGTAAAGACGGGACCGGCGCCCTCGTCGATCAGGAGCGCCGCCGCGATCGCCGTCGCCTGAACCAGCGCCAACGTCAGGACGACCGCAGGCAAAGCCAAGCGCTGCCGCCGAACCAGGATTTCCGCGAGAAGCAGGACAGCCGGGAAAACGGCGAAAGCGCTTCCCAGGCCCCAGACACCGACAAGCGCCACGACGACGCCGATCGTGATGAGGATGTCGTGAAAACCCCTGACGAACCGCGGCTGTTCGCTATCCTCGGCAAGGCGCGCATCCGTCAGGACATCATGCTCGTCGGCCTCGACCGGCGATACACTCGAGATCCCTCTCTCATTGAGATAGGGCTCCAATGCCAACGCCTGATCGGCCGTGATGATACCGTCTCCGGCTGCGGCGGTGAGTGCCGATTTCAGCGATGTCATTGCTGTCTCGCCTCAATGACCGTCGAATTCGACGAGGGTGAGGACTTCGACGCCGAGCGCTTCGAGTTTCTTGCGGCCACCGAGTTCCGGCAGATCGATGACAAAGCAGGCGGCGATGATCTCGGCACCCATTTGCTGGAGAAGTTTGGTGGCGGCCTCGGCCGTGCCGCCGGTGGCGATGAGGTCATCGACGAGGATCACCTTTTCACCAGGCTTGATCGCGTCGCGATGCATCTCCATCTCATCGACGCCGTATTCGAGGCTGTAGGCGATGCGCACCGTGTCGTGCGGCAGCTTGCCCTTTTTGCGGATCGGAACAAAGCCGGACGACATCTGGTGGGCCATGGCGCCGCCGAGGATGAAGCCGCGTGCTTCGACACCGGCGATCTTGTCGATCTTCTGGCCGGCAAAGGGATGAACCAGTTCATCGATCGCCCGGCGGAAGCTGCGGGCATTGCCAAGCATGGTGGTGATATCGCGGAACATCACGCCCGGTTTCGGATAATCCGGGATGTTGCGGATGGAAGCGATCAGATCCTGCTTAATCGAAGAGCTCATGGTATGCCTTTGCGCGACGTCTCTTTTAGGAAGCGCCAGCCATAGCACCAAACGGCTCGAATTTTATAGCCCTTTCTCCGATCCCGCCCGTGCAATACAGCCTTCGCCACGCAGCGTCGCAGATAAACGGGACAGGGCACAAGGCCCCGTCCCGCCCGTGTTTACTTGGCAGGCGACGTCTTCAGTTTCTCCTGCACCTTGCGTGCCACTTCCGGGTTGGTCTGCGCAGTGCTGACGATCGTCTTGTATTCTTCGACGGACATGCCCGGCGAATTCTGGACGGCATCGATCATCTGCTTGTTCGCTTCGTTCTGCAGTTTCTGGCGCGAGGTCGCATTCTTCTCGGCACCGATCTTGGCCGCATAGGTCTGCCGAACGCTATCGACTTTCAGATAGGCCACGGCAAAGGCTTCAAGCTTCTGATCGCTGATGGCGGCAGGCGCGCCGGTTTGTATCTGCGGTGTCGTTTGAGGTGATGTCGCCTGGGGTTCTGCTGCCCCTTGCGCGAAGGCGGGTGTGCTGACGACGATCAGGCTCCAGGCTGCGGCGGTGAGTGCCGCGATGGGCATGTGGGCCATAGGCTTTCCTTCCTTTTGGTCATTTCCAGCCCCGGCGCAAAACTTGGCGACCGATCGGGCGAGAATGTGACCCCGAAAAGGGCATTACAGGGCCATTGAAGGGCCATCCTCGGGCAGCGCGGTCGAGACCGATGAGAAAGAAGGAACCAATTCGGCGGTTTTCAGGTTATGATGACAAGCGCCCCGCGGCCTTTCGGCTCTGGGGCGGGACGCCCCATGGAAGGAGGAAAATCATGAGATTGTTTGAATGCGGTTCTCTGGTTCCCGGCTGCGACTGGCATACCCGGGCAGATAGCGACGCCGAAGTGGTGCGCCGCGCGGTCGAACACATGCGCCAGGCTCACGGAGAAACCCTCATCCGCGAAAACATGGTCGACAACATCAAGATGCGGATCGTCGAGGAAACCAAAGCAGCCTGAGGCCGCCTCTTTCAGCCTCAGATCATGGCTTTCAACCGGGCGACAAGCGTTGCCCGGTCAGCATTGAAATTGCCATCGACCCAGCCGTCTTCCAGCCTCTGCAAAAGCTCCCCCACACGCGGCCCGGCCGGGACGCCTGCCTCCAGCACATCGGCACCGCTCACCGGCAAAACCGGCTTCTCCCAAGCCTCAGCCCGCGCAAGCAACCGCTTCAGGCGCGCGGTTTCAGCAAGAAGCGAAAGATCGCCTTCTGTCTTCTGACGAGTAACGGCGGCGGCGAGCTTAAGACGGGTGACAAGACCTGCAGCACCGTTACGGTAAAGCATGCGATCGAACGCGGTATCGGCAATCGCAGCTGGGATCGTCGGCGACGCGGCCCAAGCCGCAAAGAATGCCGTCTCTGCCTTCGACACACGCAATCTCTTTGCCATCTCGGCAAGTCGTTCCGCATTCGGTGGAACGATGGACGCCAGCCGCAGAAGCGGATCGGGCTTCCAGCCGAAAGCGCGCTCGGCCGCGATCAGGCCAGGAATGGCATCAATGCCCCATTTTTCGCTTTCCGGCACAACCTCCGTCAGCACACCGGCCTGCCGCATCCAGAGCAGCGCCCGGCCGGGGTCCTCGGCCGAAAGCAGCTTTTTCATCTCGGCCCAGACCCGCTCGGCCGAAAGACCGGAAAGTTTCGAGCGTGCACGGGCGCAGGCTCTCAAACCATCCGCATCAGGTCGACCAGACCCGTACCAGGCGAAGAAACGGAAGAAGCGGAGCACGCGCAGATAATCTTCCGCCACCCGTTTTTCGGCCTCGCCGATAAAGCGCACGGTGCGGCTTTCGATATCGGCAAGGCCACCCACCAGGTCGATCACTTCACCTGCAGCATCAGCATAAAGAGCATTGATCGTCAGGTCGCGCCGCTCCGCATCCACCTTCCAGTCGGTGCCGAAGGCAACTTCGGCGTGACGGCCATCGGTTTCGACATCGCGGCGCAAGGTGGTGACCTCAAAGGGCTTGCCGTCGATGATCAGCGTGACCGTGCCATGCTCGATGCCGGTCGCAACCGCCTTGATACCGGCCGTGCTCGCCCGCGCCATCACCTCCTGCGGCAGCAGCGTCGTCGCCATGTCGATATCGCTGGCCTGAAGGCCCATCAGGCTGTTGCGCACCGCGCCACCGACCACCCTGACCTCACCGCCATCGGCATTCAGAAGATCGAAGACGCGCCTGAGCGCGGGCGCCGAAAACCAGGCCTCGGCGGCAACGGATGTCATGCGTAAAGCCTTTCGTAGAGCATGCGGATAATGCCGGCGGTGATACCCCAAATGTTCCGTTCGCCATAGGGCATGCGATAGAATTGGCGTTCGCTGCCCTGCCACGTCGCCCGGCCGCGACCGTGGTTGCGCGGGTTCATCAGGAAGGAGAGCGGCACTTCGAAGGCGGCATCGACCTCCGTGGGATTGAGCGTCAGGTCAAAACCCGGCTCCACCACCGCCAAAATGGGAGTGATGCGAAACCCTGACATCGCCATATAGGACGGCAGACGCCCCACCGTCTCGACAAAACGGCGATCAAGGCCGATCTCCTCCTCCGTCTCGCGCAAAG
This genomic stretch from Pararhizobium capsulatum DSM 1112 harbors:
- a CDS encoding putative bifunctional diguanylate cyclase/phosphodiesterase, which translates into the protein MMHSVENRFIAIVCGAVLVFVAPLIVLFLTLSSERVARERLTNTQVLMKTGAEALGKPLWDFDTDGVKQIARALIAGENVLAVHVRDSSGTISVRIPDGPLNVSETDYTVLSSDIQYSSQDGERRVGSVEIWVEEPGLISRFSRDEISVFLILVVAVTIVFAAAIFSNRITVIKPLMRLTAAIEATRRLGSRHQVDWNSDDEMGTLAQNFNEMQTRLEQEQSELKLAHGRASNIYNKTPAMLFSLDTANDITAVSDYWLVATGYRREEVIGRAFTDFVDEHWHETYKARRVSPGNSGICEVTVPFRKSNGEMMIVLILEMRNFVSDDVGGVSLSVMTDVTALKQAESRNHAQAITDHLTGLLNRQGFEAALDEGIKDVDAKAMQLACIFIDLDRFKWINDNFGHAAGDEVLRQVVARIKTTLRPGDAMARLGGDEFAILVSAESVSDLASEIGERICDCLNEQIIVEGADLSVTASIGIALYPDHAANAADLLLKSDMAMYTRKRDGKNGMLVFDNSMLDTARERHEIEQYIEAGLKEDWFEAYLQPIVSLGDGRIAGFEALMRLNHPEKGILAPGKIIGIAEETGTIGRIGDRVLEKAISHLARISKLEGTEATYLAVNFSPLQFELTLPHKLAALLLKHHIAPSRIVVEITEAVLMLDNPDVHAVLKQLSEFGCRIALDDFGTGYSSLSYLNRFPVNIVKVDQSFTRSLSTGTNDVRRKSRMLIKGIRTISHQMGCSVVAEGIETTEQWEFLRKLGVDYGQGFLFSKPMPIDNMLTMLEMNSEAKSNTIA
- a CDS encoding substrate-binding periplasmic protein yields the protein MKRIFFALALSFPAIAQAEPLKLLTEEYPPYNFTSNGAITGASVEQVRLMMKAIDAPFELEILPWARAFARAKNEDSTCVFTTGHDDERDKRFKWIEPLLIDKMVMVRKAGSGIDPLTIEAAKRFTIGTQRDDFSYSFLTANEFPKIDLAADMEATLKKLLNNRIDLMMTSEKTFEAMKAQGKGVEPALVLGGKRYGLACNLSVPDALIGKMQKALEDLIADGTQDRISADYGLRPNR
- the pth gene encoding aminoacyl-tRNA hydrolase gives rise to the protein MQIFAGLGNPGSKYAGNRHNIGFMGVDAIQRRHSFSPWSKKFKAEISEGELGGERVLLMKPQTFMNLSGEAVGEAMRFYKLEPKDIVAIYDELDLLPGKARIKTGGGHGGHNGIKSLDAHCGRDYRRLRLGIGHPGSKEQVHNHVLGDFAKSDQVWLSPLLDALADNAEMLAKAEDSRLMNKLALAIGGKPEAEAPAPKPAGKSHIHQARNHQQPKILPTTGPMAEMLKKMFGNKGE
- the clpS gene encoding ATP-dependent Clp protease adapter ClpS yields the protein MSDNETDLKPKLKIKPKLERPKLHKVILLNDDYTPREFVTLVLKAVFHMSEEAGYRIMMTAHKLGSCVIVICAQDIAETKAKEATDLGKEAGFPLMFTTEPEE
- the ychF gene encoding redox-regulated ATPase YchF, translating into MGFKCGIVGLPNVGKSTLFNALTKTAQAQAANYPFCTIEPNTGEVAVPDPRMRALADIAKSKEIIPTRISFVDIAGLVRGASKGEGLGNKFLANIREVDATVHVLRCFEDDDITHVEGRINPVGDAETIETELMLADLESLERRTEQTRKRAASKDKESLTLLPVMDASLKLLNEGKPVRTLLPTLDAEERDILKSLNLLTAHPVLYVCNVAEADAATGNAHTKAVEEMAKAQGAETVIISAAIESEVAQLPEEEAKEFLEALGLHEAGLDQLIRAGYKLLDLITYFTVGPKETRAWTISRGTKAPAAAGVIHTDFERGFIRAFTIAYDDYIAFKGETGAKEAGKARDEGKEYVVQDGDVIHFRFNT
- a CDS encoding MaoC family dehydratase is translated as MLHFEDFSPGRRFDYLPRPVQTAEIVAFAREFDPQPMHLDEEAGKKSILGGLAASGWHTSSIGMRMMIDAFLGDSTSQGSPGIEFMDWKRPVITGDILSGYSIVLDARPLRSKPGLGVVRFRNEIVNQRGETVAVSECPIMFRMREAGQ
- a CDS encoding MaoC family dehydratase, coding for MTMETLYRDKGKTLIGEVTFKADDIIRFARDYDPQPFHLDAEAAKSSLLGGLCASGWHTVAGWMKCFVPYWIREMKRLGREGVDAPKLGPSPGFRNLHWLKPVYAGDTIRYYTTFLESKELASRPGWRINTILNEGENQKGEAVIRFESKVIEFP
- a CDS encoding adenine phosphoribosyltransferase, which gives rise to MSSSIKQDLIASIRNIPDYPKPGVMFRDITTMLGNARSFRRAIDELVHPFAGQKIDKIAGVEARGFILGGAMAHQMSSGFVPIRKKGKLPHDTVRIAYSLEYGVDEMEMHRDAIKPGEKVILVDDLIATGGTAEAATKLLQQMGAEIIAACFVIDLPELGGRKKLEALGVEVLTLVEFDGH
- a CDS encoding DUF4168 domain-containing protein; its protein translation is MAHMPIAALTAAAWSLIVVSTPAFAQGAAEPQATSPQTTPQIQTGAPAAISDQKLEAFAVAYLKVDSVRQTYAAKIGAEKNATSRQKLQNEANKQMIDAVQNSPGMSVEEYKTIVSTAQTNPEVARKVQEKLKTSPAK
- a CDS encoding DUF1059 domain-containing protein — translated: MRLFECGSLVPGCDWHTRADSDAEVVRRAVEHMRQAHGETLIRENMVDNIKMRIVEETKAA
- a CDS encoding CCA tRNA nucleotidyltransferase produces the protein MTSVAAEAWFSAPALRRVFDLLNADGGEVRVVGGAVRNSLMGLQASDIDMATTLLPQEVMARASTAGIKAVATGIEHGTVTLIIDGKPFEVTTLRRDVETDGRHAEVAFGTDWKVDAERRDLTINALYADAAGEVIDLVGGLADIESRTVRFIGEAEKRVAEDYLRVLRFFRFFAWYGSGRPDADGLRACARARSKLSGLSAERVWAEMKKLLSAEDPGRALLWMRQAGVLTEVVPESEKWGIDAIPGLIAAERAFGWKPDPLLRLASIVPPNAERLAEMAKRLRVSKAETAFFAAWAASPTIPAAIADTAFDRMLYRNGAAGLVTRLKLAAAVTRQKTEGDLSLLAETARLKRLLARAEAWEKPVLPVSGADVLEAGVPAGPRVGELLQRLEDGWVDGNFNADRATLVARLKAMI
- a CDS encoding CoA pyrophosphatase; amino-acid sequence: MSPADFSATDFRRRALNQQGSQAEDAWREHGDFLLNPDFVPLVEALKLRDAAVLIPVIDDGDDARVILTQRTSTLRKHSGQVAFPGGAIDPGDDTPERAALRETEEEIGLDRRFVETVGRLPSYMAMSGFRITPILAVVEPGFDLTLNPTEVDAAFEVPLSFLMNPRNHGRGRATWQGSERQFYRMPYGERNIWGITAGIIRMLYERLYA